In Sulfitobacter sp. OXR-159, one DNA window encodes the following:
- a CDS encoding helix-turn-helix domain-containing protein produces the protein MAIQKLYAGVKLRETRTRAGLTQKDFAARLGVSLPYLNQMENNNRPVSTNVVLALASEFRLDVTELSSGDGERLVSDLREALADPIFAGKTPPVADLRLTASNAPGLAHAFLALHQSYRQVHERLASLDEALGREDARAMPSPWEEVRDFFHYCDNYIDAVDRAAEHFATRAGSGNDTRATAATALERAGVTVIFEDDDRLRAYDSARKTLHLSARAAPETQTFQMLLQVALTQQDALLEATLDLARFHSAAARDIAKIGLANYFAGAALLPYGRFLQKAQDCRHDLEVLAGRFGASIEQVAHRLSTLQRPGAKGVPFFFVRVDQAGTITKRHSATRLQFARFGGACPLWNVHRAFETPGRFLRQLAETPDGVRYISLARDISKPAGRFGAPVRRYAISLGCEVRHAAALVYADGLDVTRSDAFEPIGISCRICERRDCHQRSVPPLERQLVVDPHLRDTLPYRVE, from the coding sequence ATGGCGATCCAGAAACTCTATGCCGGTGTGAAACTGCGAGAGACCCGCACCCGTGCGGGGCTGACGCAGAAAGACTTCGCCGCCCGGCTTGGCGTCTCCTTGCCCTATCTCAACCAAATGGAGAACAACAACCGGCCCGTCAGTACCAATGTGGTGCTGGCACTGGCGTCGGAGTTCAGGCTCGACGTGACCGAGCTTTCCAGCGGAGATGGAGAGCGATTGGTGAGCGATCTGCGCGAGGCGCTGGCCGATCCGATCTTCGCCGGAAAGACACCCCCGGTGGCCGATCTGCGCCTCACCGCCTCCAACGCGCCGGGTCTGGCCCATGCGTTTCTCGCCCTGCACCAAAGCTACCGGCAGGTGCATGAACGACTGGCCTCGCTGGACGAAGCCTTGGGCCGCGAGGACGCTCGGGCGATGCCCTCCCCTTGGGAGGAGGTGCGGGATTTCTTTCACTATTGCGACAATTACATTGATGCCGTCGACCGCGCGGCAGAGCATTTCGCCACCCGCGCCGGCAGCGGTAACGATACGCGGGCGACCGCGGCAACCGCGCTTGAACGCGCTGGCGTGACCGTGATCTTTGAGGATGACGACCGCCTGCGCGCCTATGATTCCGCGCGCAAAACGCTGCATCTGTCGGCCCGTGCAGCCCCTGAGACGCAGACCTTTCAAATGTTGCTCCAAGTGGCGCTGACCCAGCAGGACGCGCTGCTCGAGGCAACGCTTGATCTTGCCCGGTTCCACAGCGCCGCCGCCCGGGATATCGCCAAGATCGGGTTGGCCAATTACTTTGCTGGGGCGGCGCTGCTGCCTTATGGGCGATTCCTGCAAAAGGCGCAGGACTGCCGCCATGATCTGGAGGTGCTGGCCGGGCGTTTCGGCGCCTCGATTGAGCAGGTTGCGCACAGGCTTTCGACGCTCCAGCGGCCCGGCGCAAAGGGGGTGCCCTTTTTCTTTGTGCGGGTCGATCAGGCGGGCACGATCACAAAGCGCCATTCTGCCACCCGGTTGCAATTCGCGCGTTTTGGCGGGGCCTGTCCGCTTTGGAATGTCCACCGCGCGTTTGAAACGCCGGGAAGGTTCTTGCGCCAATTGGCCGAAACGCCGGACGGGGTGCGCTATATCAGTCTGGCGCGGGACATTTCGAAGCCGGCGGGGCGGTTTGGCGCGCCGGTGCGGCGTTATGCGATCTCGCTGGGATGCGAGGTGCGCCATGCGGCGGCACTCGTCTATGCCGATGGGCTGGATGTCACCCGCAGCGATGCCTTTGAACCAATTGGCATTTCCTGCCGCATTTGCGAGCGACGGGATTGCCACCAACGCTCCGTCCCGCCACTGGAACGGCAGTTGGTCGTCGACCCGCATCTGCGCGACACCCTGCCCTACCGGGTGGAGTGA
- a CDS encoding multidrug effflux MFS transporter translates to MSDIPKVRYLDRTTPPHISTLILLAGLSAMVMNIFLPSLPKMAEHFGTDYAVIQLSVPLYLFFSGILQIFIGPISDNLGRRRVMLWGLGLFLAATVGCLLAPNIAVFLVFRMAQAVIATGMVLSRAVIRDLYTQDESASMIGYVTMGMALVPMISPALGGLLEQGFGWQASFWAMLILGGLVFWVAWADLGETARASGKSLGQQFGEYPELLRSPRFWGYALATGFCSGAFFAYLGGAPFVGTVVFGMEPAVLGLYFGAPAIGYFIGNFITARTATRFGVNTLVLWGCISNAVGGTVSLLIFLAGYGSPLSFFGLMTLVGLGNGLCIPNATAGMLSVRPHLAGTASGLGGAIMIVGGAALSALAGALLTPETGAYPLLWLMLLTAIASVASIWVVIRREKALGL, encoded by the coding sequence ATGAGCGATATCCCCAAAGTCCGGTATCTAGATCGGACGACCCCGCCCCATATTTCAACGCTGATCCTGCTGGCCGGGCTTTCGGCCATGGTGATGAACATCTTTCTGCCCAGCCTGCCGAAGATGGCAGAGCATTTTGGCACGGATTACGCGGTGATTCAGCTTTCGGTGCCGCTTTATCTGTTCTTCAGTGGCATACTGCAAATCTTCATTGGGCCGATATCCGACAACCTCGGGCGGCGGCGCGTGATGCTTTGGGGGCTGGGCCTGTTCCTTGCCGCCACAGTCGGCTGCTTGCTGGCCCCGAACATTGCCGTGTTCCTCGTCTTTCGTATGGCGCAGGCCGTGATCGCCACGGGGATGGTGCTGAGCCGTGCGGTGATCCGCGACCTTTATACCCAAGACGAATCGGCCTCCATGATCGGCTATGTCACCATGGGCATGGCGCTGGTGCCGATGATCAGCCCGGCTTTGGGCGGCTTGTTGGAGCAGGGGTTTGGCTGGCAGGCGTCATTTTGGGCGATGCTGATCCTCGGCGGGCTAGTGTTCTGGGTGGCTTGGGCGGATTTGGGCGAAACAGCCCGCGCCAGTGGCAAATCGCTGGGCCAGCAGTTCGGCGAATACCCTGAACTGCTCCGCTCGCCGCGGTTTTGGGGCTATGCGCTTGCGACGGGCTTCTGCTCGGGCGCTTTCTTTGCCTATCTTGGCGGCGCGCCTTTCGTCGGCACCGTGGTTTTTGGGATGGAGCCTGCGGTGCTGGGCCTATATTTCGGCGCGCCCGCGATTGGTTATTTCATCGGCAACTTCATCACCGCGCGCACCGCGACCCGCTTTGGCGTCAATACGCTGGTGCTCTGGGGCTGCATCTCAAATGCCGTGGGCGGCACGGTTTCGCTGTTGATTTTCCTTGCGGGATACGGCTCCCCGCTCAGCTTCTTCGGGCTGATGACGCTGGTGGGGCTGGGCAATGGTCTGTGCATTCCCAACGCCACGGCCGGGATGCTGTCGGTGCGCCCGCATCTGGCGGGCACGGCCTCTGGGCTTGGCGGGGCGATTATGATCGTCGGTGGCGCGGCGCTGAGCGCGCTGGCCGGGGCCCTTCTCACGCCAGAGACGGGGGCCTATCCGCTATTGTGGTTGATGCTGCTGACCGCCATCGCCTCGGTCGCCTCCATCTGGGTGGTGATCCGGCGCGAGAAAGCCTTGGGGCTTTAA